One window of the Archaeoglobus sulfaticallidus PM70-1 genome contains the following:
- the nuoH gene encoding NADH-quinone oxidoreductase subunit NuoH — MNSALYLLENPLIRGLAGALIVVGMISVSVLILIWAERKIIARLQHRYGPNRAGKFGILQTIADGLKLFLKEDITPAGVDRITYSLAPVLCFALAMIPFIAIPVGRNYIVADLNAGILFILAVASLSVIPVMMAGWSANNKYNLLGGLRGAALMISYEIPAGLAIIGILVQSGSLRLADIVEAQRDGWFILPQFLGFAAFLISAFMESARPPFDLLEAESEIVQGWTTEYGGVKFALLMFGEYTHSVLSAMLIAILYLGGWLGPFDSSLWLIIKALLVMIFLMWVRASVARIRIDQMLNFGWKVLIPIALLNIVIAGIVRLHYY, encoded by the coding sequence ATGAATTCAGCTTTATATTTGCTTGAGAACCCGCTGATTAGGGGGCTGGCTGGAGCGCTGATAGTCGTGGGCATGATCTCAGTTTCAGTACTGATTCTCATCTGGGCTGAGAGAAAGATCATAGCAAGGCTACAGCACAGATACGGCCCAAACAGAGCGGGAAAGTTCGGGATTCTGCAAACCATTGCAGATGGATTAAAGCTGTTTCTGAAGGAAGATATAACTCCTGCAGGAGTTGACAGGATCACATATTCTTTAGCTCCAGTACTGTGCTTCGCTCTGGCCATGATCCCGTTCATAGCCATCCCGGTCGGCAGGAACTACATTGTGGCAGATCTCAACGCAGGAATACTGTTCATACTCGCCGTTGCGAGCCTTTCAGTGATTCCTGTTATGATGGCTGGATGGTCTGCGAACAACAAGTACAACCTGCTCGGAGGGTTGAGAGGGGCAGCTTTGATGATAAGCTACGAAATTCCAGCAGGTCTGGCGATAATAGGCATCCTGGTGCAATCGGGTTCGCTGAGACTGGCGGATATAGTCGAGGCACAGAGAGATGGATGGTTCATCCTGCCACAATTTCTTGGATTTGCTGCATTCCTCATATCAGCCTTCATGGAGTCAGCAAGACCTCCATTTGATCTGCTTGAAGCCGAATCTGAGATCGTCCAAGGATGGACGACAGAGTATGGCGGTGTCAAGTTCGCCCTGCTCATGTTCGGAGAATACACTCATTCCGTGCTTTCAGCAATGCTCATAGCAATTCTGTACCTTGGAGGCTGGCTCGGACCATTCGATTCATCGCTGTGGCTCATCATTAAAGCCCTTCTTGTCATGATCTTCCTTATGTGGGTCAGGGCTTCAGTTGCAAGAATAAGGATAGATCAGATGCTGAACTTTGGGTGGAAAGTTCTAATCCCCATAGCCCTACTCAACATCGTGATTGCTGGAATTGTTAGGTTGCATTATTATTAG
- a CDS encoding NuoI/complex I 23 kDa subunit family protein, which yields MRTLMLQPLFVTLKHLVKKPVTVQYPDKKVKPSPRYRGFLVYYVDKCTACLSCERNCPNNCIRIKTRKENKKRIVEEYIYFAGRCMFCGICVEVCPTKPKAIRMTDEYELASDSRTSLVFDLVKVERSKR from the coding sequence ATGAGAACCTTAATGCTCCAGCCACTGTTTGTAACCCTGAAGCATCTTGTAAAGAAGCCAGTGACTGTGCAGTATCCGGATAAGAAGGTAAAGCCATCTCCGAGATACAGAGGATTTCTTGTTTACTATGTTGACAAATGCACAGCATGCCTTTCCTGCGAGAGAAACTGCCCGAACAACTGCATCCGAATAAAGACTAGAAAAGAGAACAAGAAGAGAATCGTTGAAGAGTACATCTACTTTGCCGGAAGGTGTATGTTCTGCGGGATATGCGTTGAAGTTTGTCCCACAAAGCCAAAGGCGATACGGATGACGGACGAATATGAGCTGGCGAGCGATTCCAGAACATCTCTGGTTTTCGATCTGGTAAAAGTTGAGAGATCCAAGAGATAA
- a CDS encoding NADH-quinone oxidoreductase subunit J family protein, producing the protein MINTIEIVLWAIILFSAIMVVHAREVFNSALYMALLFIATAGLFILLDAEFVAVVQTLIYAGAVTVILLFAIMLTKREEGKDMLRTDINPLKVISIILFALAIIPLAGTSKILLIKKGIYGSPYIIASELFERYVLHFELIAILLLVTLISSVYLARRD; encoded by the coding sequence GTGATCAATACGATAGAGATAGTGCTCTGGGCGATAATCCTCTTCTCAGCTATCATGGTTGTTCATGCCAGAGAGGTTTTCAATTCAGCGTTATACATGGCCCTGCTCTTCATAGCCACGGCAGGACTGTTCATATTGCTGGATGCTGAATTTGTGGCGGTAGTTCAGACACTGATCTATGCTGGAGCCGTTACAGTGATTTTGCTGTTTGCGATAATGCTGACGAAGAGGGAAGAAGGAAAGGATATGCTCAGAACAGACATAAATCCACTTAAAGTGATCTCTATTATATTATTCGCCCTTGCGATAATACCACTCGCCGGAACATCAAAAATCCTGCTCATCAAAAAAGGCATTTACGGTTCGCCATACATCATAGCAAGCGAGCTTTTCGAGAGATATGTGCTGCACTTTGAACTGATAGCGATTCTGCTTCTGGTAACCCTGATATCCTCAGTCTATCTCGCCAGAAGGGATTGA
- the nuoK gene encoding NADH-quinone oxidoreductase subunit NuoK, translated as MLSLENYILLSTTLLLIGAYGVIVSRNVIRILMCIEIMMSSANVNLIAFSNYLSDISGQILVTFSLAIAGAEASIGFGIILLIFRTYHSTEASLLRKLRY; from the coding sequence ATGCTAAGCCTTGAGAACTACATACTTCTATCAACCACTCTGCTGCTGATAGGGGCTTATGGAGTCATAGTTAGCAGAAATGTGATCAGGATTCTGATGTGCATCGAGATAATGATGAGCTCAGCCAACGTAAACCTCATCGCTTTCTCGAACTACCTGAGTGATATCTCTGGGCAAATACTCGTCACATTCTCACTTGCAATTGCTGGAGCAGAAGCGAGTATAGGCTTTGGCATAATACTGCTGATCTTCAGAACCTACCACTCGACAGAAGCCAGCCTGCTGAGGAAGCTGAGATATTAG
- a CDS encoding monovalent cation/H+ antiporter subunit D family protein → MEIISIKPLLAILVSMVASLLIILSDKKPNLREFWSVIAGIIKFSIVISMAPAILHGDAIVLKISEIIPGFVELKLKVDAFGMFFATTASLLWILNTLYSIGYMRSLREHSQTRYFACFAIALSATMGICFAGNLITLYLFYEILTVSTYLLVVHEESVEAFFAGWKYFVYLLGASVMQLSAIVLTYVYTGTTDFSYGGVFGNIKPEIAILLLIFFIAGYTKAAVMPFHSWLPTAMIAPTPVSALLHAVAVVKAGVFSILRGVFFIIGYQNLSADISVLFAYFVSITIIVASLFALSQDNLKLRLAYSTVSQLSYIILGALLLTPSGMIGGIFHIASHAFGKITLFFCAGSIYVSSGLKNISEMSGIGRKMPITMISFAIATLTMIGLPPGAGFISKWYLALGTIEMHQIPLLIVLLVSSILNAGYFLPVVYKAFFEDNPKISGISESSPFVYIPLLITSIASVAIFFYPDYFLSLAKLTLGV, encoded by the coding sequence ATGGAAATAATATCGATCAAACCTCTTCTTGCAATCCTTGTATCGATGGTTGCATCCCTGCTCATCATTCTGTCCGACAAAAAGCCCAACCTGAGAGAGTTCTGGAGCGTTATTGCTGGCATTATCAAATTCTCAATAGTCATCTCAATGGCTCCGGCTATACTGCACGGAGATGCCATAGTCCTGAAAATCAGCGAGATAATTCCGGGATTCGTTGAGCTGAAGCTTAAAGTTGATGCTTTTGGAATGTTCTTCGCAACCACAGCATCACTGTTGTGGATTCTCAACACCCTCTACTCGATAGGATACATGCGATCCTTGAGAGAGCACTCGCAGACAAGATATTTCGCGTGCTTTGCCATTGCACTATCAGCCACAATGGGAATATGCTTTGCCGGAAACCTCATAACACTTTACCTCTTCTACGAGATCTTGACCGTTTCAACCTACCTTCTTGTTGTTCACGAGGAGAGCGTGGAAGCTTTCTTCGCTGGCTGGAAGTATTTCGTGTATCTGCTCGGTGCATCAGTTATGCAGTTAAGCGCAATAGTTCTGACATATGTTTATACCGGAACCACTGACTTCAGCTATGGAGGTGTTTTCGGGAACATAAAGCCCGAAATCGCAATCCTGCTTCTGATATTCTTCATCGCTGGCTATACCAAGGCTGCTGTTATGCCCTTTCATTCATGGCTCCCCACTGCAATGATTGCCCCGACTCCTGTCAGTGCCTTGCTTCATGCGGTGGCAGTTGTTAAGGCAGGAGTATTCTCGATCCTTAGAGGGGTATTCTTTATCATAGGGTATCAGAACTTGTCTGCCGACATCTCGGTCTTGTTCGCCTACTTCGTTTCCATCACGATAATAGTCGCCTCTCTGTTTGCGCTATCTCAGGACAATCTGAAGCTCAGGCTTGCCTACAGCACGGTAAGCCAGCTTTCTTACATAATACTGGGAGCTCTGCTGCTAACCCCAAGTGGAATGATTGGAGGCATATTCCACATCGCAAGCCATGCCTTCGGCAAGATAACGCTCTTCTTCTGTGCTGGATCAATATATGTTAGCTCTGGATTGAAGAACATAAGCGAGATGTCCGGGATTGGTAGAAAAATGCCGATCACGATGATTTCCTTTGCAATCGCAACGCTCACGATGATAGGCCTCCCCCCTGGGGCAGGATTCATAAGCAAGTGGTATCTGGCTTTAGGAACAATAGAAATGCATCAAATTCCGTTGCTGATTGTTTTGCTCGTAAGCTCAATCTTGAATGCTGGATATTTCCTGCCAGTGGTTTACAAGGCTTTCTTCGAAGACAATCCGAAGATCTCAGGCATATCAGAATCGTCGCCATTCGTGTACATACCTCTTCTCATCACTTCCATCGCTTCAGTTGCGATCTTCTTCTATCCAGATTACTTCCTGAGCTTAGCAAAACTAACGCTCGGGGTGTGA
- a CDS encoding Na(+)/H(+) antiporter subunit D, translating to MTDFFYPFFPPSLIFILSAIAVPLLKGKIRNIYLLTIPVIAFLDLLRMESGIHHSYEFMGYNLVLSRVDDLSMVFAYVFVIMAFAGVLYALHSKNNLEFASAFIYIGSSLGVVFAGDLFTLYIFWEIMAVSSVFLIWLNSDPWQEKKKALQAGFRYIMVHAAGGVILLGGIVLYILNTGSIEFDKIIYGDLASVLILISFMLNAAVPPLSAWLSDAYPEASVTGSVYMTAYTTKTAVYVLLRAFSGVEILIWLGAIMAVYGVIYAVLENDIRRLLAYHIISQVGYMVAGAGIGTEMAINGSASHAFCHILYKALLFMGAGAVIHVTGRRKLTELGGVYRYMPITLALYMIGGFSISAFPLFSGFVSKSMVISASAESHLPLIWLMLTLASSGTFLHTGLKLPYFTFFGQNSGLRAKEPPANMLLAMLFLAILCIFIGVYPDVLYSILPYPVHFEPYTAQHISETMQILLFTALGFFLLLGKLAGEPTISLDTDWFYRKGAKLFMWFIRNPLANLGLLLERFFFNKFPKAILNFTDLWIAFDLHVVDGAVNGISSATIFVSEKVRRIQMGDLQNYISIFIAGMAVLMMLLWLW from the coding sequence ATGACTGACTTCTTTTACCCCTTCTTTCCTCCCTCGCTGATATTCATTCTGTCAGCAATAGCAGTCCCACTCCTGAAGGGGAAGATAAGAAACATATATCTGCTAACAATACCGGTAATAGCCTTCCTGGACCTTCTCAGGATGGAGAGCGGGATACACCACTCCTACGAGTTCATGGGCTATAACCTCGTTCTGTCAAGAGTTGATGATCTGAGCATGGTCTTTGCCTATGTTTTCGTGATAATGGCATTCGCTGGGGTGCTGTATGCACTGCATTCAAAAAACAATCTGGAGTTTGCTTCAGCCTTCATATACATAGGAAGTTCGCTGGGAGTTGTTTTTGCTGGAGATCTATTCACACTATACATCTTCTGGGAGATAATGGCAGTATCTTCAGTTTTCCTGATCTGGCTTAACAGTGATCCGTGGCAGGAGAAAAAGAAAGCCTTACAGGCAGGGTTCAGGTACATAATGGTTCATGCTGCCGGAGGAGTCATACTGCTTGGAGGAATAGTGCTTTACATCCTGAACACCGGCTCGATAGAATTCGATAAGATAATTTATGGAGATCTTGCCTCGGTACTGATCCTGATAAGCTTTATGCTGAACGCTGCAGTCCCACCGCTTTCCGCATGGCTCTCTGATGCTTATCCGGAAGCAAGCGTTACCGGATCTGTTTACATGACCGCGTACACAACAAAAACAGCAGTTTATGTCCTTCTGAGGGCTTTCTCAGGAGTGGAGATTTTAATCTGGCTCGGAGCGATAATGGCAGTATATGGAGTTATATATGCCGTTCTTGAGAACGATATCAGGAGGTTGCTGGCATACCACATAATAAGCCAGGTTGGGTACATGGTAGCTGGAGCTGGGATCGGAACGGAGATGGCAATTAATGGTTCAGCGAGTCACGCGTTCTGCCATATTCTGTACAAAGCCCTGCTGTTCATGGGTGCCGGAGCTGTGATCCATGTCACAGGCAGAAGAAAGCTCACAGAACTTGGAGGGGTGTACAGATACATGCCTATCACCTTAGCCCTCTACATGATTGGGGGTTTCTCAATTTCAGCCTTCCCGCTGTTTAGCGGGTTTGTAAGCAAATCCATGGTCATTTCAGCCTCAGCAGAATCTCATCTTCCGCTCATCTGGCTGATGCTCACTCTAGCCTCATCAGGAACCTTCCTGCATACCGGACTGAAGCTTCCATACTTCACATTCTTCGGCCAGAATTCTGGATTGAGGGCTAAGGAACCCCCAGCCAACATGTTGCTTGCAATGCTGTTTCTTGCAATCCTCTGCATTTTCATCGGAGTCTATCCGGATGTGCTTTACAGCATTCTGCCATATCCGGTTCACTTTGAGCCATACACAGCACAGCACATTTCAGAGACAATGCAGATTCTGCTATTCACGGCACTCGGATTCTTCCTTCTCCTTGGTAAGCTGGCTGGAGAGCCAACAATTAGCCTCGACACAGACTGGTTCTACAGAAAGGGTGCGAAGCTCTTCATGTGGTTTATAAGGAACCCTCTCGCTAACTTAGGTCTGCTCCTCGAGAGGTTTTTCTTCAACAAATTCCCAAAAGCCATTCTGAACTTCACAGATCTGTGGATTGCATTTGATCTGCATGTGGTGGATGGTGCTGTCAACGGAATATCCAGTGCTACGATTTTTGTCTCTGAGAAGGTTAGAAGAATCCAGATGGGAGACCTGCAGAACTACATCTCCATCTTTATCGCTGGGATGGCTGTGCTGATGATGCTCCTGTGGTTGTGGTAG
- a CDS encoding complex I subunit 4 family protein has protein sequence MLISAMLLVLLIGSLSAFATKREVSRVVALISAFIAFLISVMMLLNMDNGFNHEENISWVSSLGISYHVGVDGLSMPMVLLTTFISLLCVIYAWEERFKANQFFGLIILLDFALVGVFCSLDFFLFYIFWEIVLIPMFFVIGIWGGERKDYSAIKFLIYTHVSSVVMLAGIFAIYHFNWIDTGKATFDILTLLKNYSSIEIPQLWKDFIFLALLFGFLVKMPAVPFHTWLPDAHVEAPTVGSILLAGVLLKMGGYGLLRFLVPMSSNASEFFVLLIAIFGAVSIIYTPFAALPQKDIKRLIAFSSIGHMGFVSLGMAAALMAGDVKYRVLALSGAGFQLFAHGIITSVMFGSAGVIQHHVGSRLFEKLGGLMKSMPKFSFLMVIGFFASMGFPGMAGFVAEFSVLAGALALMPLFAIIALASIPLSIIYHIYALQRSVFGIPKKEYSEAYFHELLPLLIWVVATVVLGIHPSPVFDMFKDAALSMLEVLK, from the coding sequence ATGTTGATCTCAGCCATGCTTCTGGTTCTGCTGATTGGATCGCTGTCTGCTTTTGCCACAAAAAGAGAGGTTTCCAGAGTGGTTGCACTGATATCTGCTTTCATCGCATTTCTGATCTCAGTTATGATGCTCCTGAACATGGATAACGGCTTTAACCACGAGGAGAACATTTCATGGGTTAGCTCACTTGGAATATCATACCATGTTGGAGTTGATGGCCTGAGCATGCCGATGGTACTGCTCACAACATTCATCTCATTACTGTGCGTGATCTACGCCTGGGAGGAGAGGTTTAAGGCCAATCAGTTCTTCGGGTTAATTATCCTTCTGGATTTTGCTTTGGTCGGAGTTTTTTGCTCCTTAGATTTCTTCCTCTTCTACATATTCTGGGAGATCGTGTTAATTCCGATGTTCTTCGTGATAGGGATCTGGGGAGGGGAAAGAAAGGACTATTCAGCTATCAAGTTCCTGATATATACTCATGTTTCGAGCGTTGTGATGCTCGCAGGGATCTTCGCAATTTACCACTTCAACTGGATTGACACCGGAAAAGCTACCTTTGATATCCTAACACTGCTCAAAAACTACTCCAGCATTGAAATACCACAGCTGTGGAAGGATTTCATATTCCTCGCATTGCTCTTTGGCTTCCTTGTCAAGATGCCAGCCGTGCCGTTCCACACATGGCTTCCCGATGCACATGTTGAGGCACCAACAGTCGGATCAATTCTCCTGGCTGGAGTTCTGCTTAAGATGGGTGGATATGGTCTGCTGAGATTCCTGGTTCCAATGAGCTCAAACGCATCAGAATTTTTCGTTCTGCTGATAGCAATTTTTGGAGCTGTGAGCATAATATACACACCTTTTGCAGCCTTACCGCAGAAGGATATCAAGAGGCTCATCGCATTTTCGAGCATCGGACACATGGGATTCGTGAGTCTAGGGATGGCTGCAGCTTTGATGGCGGGAGATGTTAAATACAGAGTTCTTGCATTGAGCGGTGCTGGATTCCAGCTATTCGCACATGGGATAATCACCTCTGTCATGTTCGGATCTGCAGGGGTTATCCAGCACCATGTTGGCAGTAGACTTTTTGAGAAGCTTGGTGGGCTAATGAAGAGCATGCCCAAGTTTTCCTTCTTAATGGTCATCGGATTTTTCGCTTCAATGGGTTTCCCGGGAATGGCCGGGTTTGTTGCCGAGTTCTCAGTGCTTGCAGGAGCTTTAGCATTAATGCCGCTATTTGCAATAATAGCTCTGGCAAGCATACCGCTCAGCATAATATACCACATCTATGCACTCCAGAGATCAGTGTTCGGCATTCCGAAAAAGGAATACTCAGAGGCTTACTTCCATGAACTGCTGCCATTGCTGATCTGGGTTGTGGCTACGGTGGTGCTGGGTATTCATCCATCTCCGGTGTTTGATATGTTCAAGGATGCCGCATTGTCGATGCTGGAGGTGCTGAAGTGA
- a CDS encoding NADH-quinone oxidoreductase subunit N, with amino-acid sequence MLTLIPLIATGIIPIFYIFPGLFLKKKRYFAFTSMILLTIAIIFTLIYWNAESEFYSLRITPFSQFFSLVFLTVALFVCLSSLNSVSRFEDEYYFLILLSTFGMMVVSMSSDFIMLFIAFEIASIATYALAGFEKGSEFSVEAAFKYFIFGGFSSALLLFGISIVYGYAGSVEIASITRMAEMEPTAYSTIGLVMIVAGFGFKSALVPFHMWAPDTYHGSPTPISALLASSAKKMGFAGMFKVMILMALAIKLEMYVLMAVIAVITMTLGNLAALMQESIKRMLAYSSIAHAGYISMAFAIFAISGMDMALAGAFLHVLSHAIATACAFVTVAYAGGYILDKADSFNSLGRRKPLIGISMSIILLSLAGIPPTLGFYSKFVLFLSAIEAKLLWLALIALLNSALSLYYYSKVIMRMFWKHEKMVEFIREKDKECTVVIVAGALILVVLGILAGPVTEWALSSARVLVLK; translated from the coding sequence ATGTTAACGCTAATACCCCTGATAGCCACCGGGATTATCCCAATCTTTTACATCTTCCCCGGACTGTTCCTCAAAAAGAAGAGATACTTCGCATTCACAAGCATGATTTTGCTGACAATAGCTATAATCTTCACTTTAATTTACTGGAATGCTGAAAGCGAGTTCTATTCTCTCAGAATCACGCCATTCTCACAGTTCTTCTCACTCGTGTTCTTAACCGTAGCCCTTTTCGTTTGCTTATCTTCGCTGAATTCGGTGAGCAGATTCGAAGATGAATACTATTTCCTGATCTTGCTCTCAACTTTCGGAATGATGGTTGTTTCGATGTCCTCAGACTTCATAATGCTCTTTATCGCCTTTGAAATTGCGAGCATCGCAACCTATGCACTGGCTGGATTTGAGAAGGGCTCTGAATTCAGCGTTGAGGCTGCTTTCAAGTACTTCATTTTCGGCGGTTTCTCCTCAGCTTTACTCCTGTTCGGAATTTCAATAGTTTACGGGTATGCCGGAAGTGTTGAGATTGCTAGCATCACCAGAATGGCTGAGATGGAACCAACAGCATACTCGACGATAGGCCTGGTGATGATAGTTGCTGGCTTTGGATTCAAATCCGCACTGGTTCCATTCCACATGTGGGCCCCCGACACATATCATGGCTCTCCAACACCCATCTCCGCTTTGCTTGCCAGCTCTGCAAAGAAGATGGGCTTTGCAGGTATGTTCAAGGTGATGATTCTCATGGCTTTGGCCATTAAGCTGGAGATGTACGTCCTGATGGCAGTTATAGCAGTCATAACCATGACCCTGGGCAACCTTGCCGCTTTGATGCAGGAAAGCATAAAGAGAATGCTTGCCTATTCCTCGATCGCACATGCTGGATACATATCGATGGCCTTTGCGATATTCGCAATCTCAGGAATGGACATGGCTCTGGCTGGAGCTTTTCTGCATGTTTTATCTCATGCTATTGCCACAGCCTGCGCGTTCGTTACAGTAGCGTATGCTGGGGGGTACATATTGGATAAAGCTGACAGCTTCAACAGTCTTGGGAGGAGGAAACCGCTCATAGGCATTTCCATGAGCATCATACTACTCTCCCTTGCTGGAATACCACCAACCCTTGGGTTTTACTCAAAGTTCGTTCTCTTTCTCTCTGCAATAGAGGCAAAGCTACTGTGGCTGGCTTTGATAGCCCTTCTGAACTCTGCTCTCTCTCTGTACTATTACTCGAAGGTTATAATGAGAATGTTCTGGAAGCACGAAAAAATGGTAGAGTTTATAAGGGAAAAAGATAAAGAATGTACAGTAGTAATCGTTGCAGGGGCTCTGATACTCGTAGTACTGGGAATTCTTGCAGGGCCAGTAACAGAGTGGGCCTTGAGTTCAGCGAGGGTTTTGGTTTTGAAATAG
- a CDS encoding HEAT repeat domain-containing protein, translating to MWLFGNQNVESLRIKGNVKGLIKLLEDEDPEVRAGAADALSDFDKPEVISALINTLADKNREVRWRSAKSLERLCRDKTDVLIQAFIDSKSIFQKVTLAYILGRLGDKKAIAPLAEAQNFGDKYVRRASVIALGRIRDERSLYYLIQSLKDPDADVRKRAVESIGRIGILNDEVKKTLLDSLKDENYEVRKASAKTIERLGLKLEDNEELALYLSALMRGAELILLGDKAIDALEIALKDEDWNIKKWASEVISDIGGDKAIAILKKLAEDEDWTVRYHAVSALGRLKQIDLLIKHLDDPDPNVRDLAIEYIKDFVKVIERKDSKKAEKLKEILQKHNIQV from the coding sequence ATGTGGTTATTTGGGAATCAAAATGTTGAAAGCCTCAGGATTAAGGGAAATGTAAAGGGACTGATCAAGCTGCTCGAAGATGAGGATCCTGAAGTCAGAGCGGGTGCAGCCGATGCTCTGAGCGACTTCGACAAGCCAGAAGTCATATCAGCTTTGATCAATACTCTGGCAGATAAAAACAGAGAGGTTAGGTGGAGGAGTGCAAAATCACTGGAAAGACTATGCAGAGACAAAACCGATGTGCTAATACAGGCTTTTATCGACAGTAAATCCATTTTCCAGAAAGTAACCCTCGCATACATACTCGGCAGACTTGGAGATAAGAAGGCGATAGCTCCGCTGGCTGAAGCACAGAACTTTGGAGACAAGTATGTCAGGAGGGCCAGTGTAATCGCGCTGGGCAGGATCAGGGATGAAAGGAGTCTGTACTACCTCATACAATCCCTCAAGGATCCAGATGCAGATGTCAGGAAGAGAGCAGTAGAGTCTATCGGTAGAATCGGGATTCTGAATGATGAGGTAAAAAAAACCTTGCTAGATAGCCTGAAGGATGAAAACTATGAGGTAAGGAAAGCCTCTGCTAAAACCATCGAAAGACTTGGATTGAAGCTAGAAGATAACGAAGAGTTGGCATTATATCTCTCAGCATTGATGAGGGGTGCCGAACTGATTCTGCTCGGAGATAAAGCAATCGATGCCCTTGAGATTGCACTTAAAGATGAGGACTGGAACATAAAGAAGTGGGCTTCAGAAGTTATTTCGGATATTGGTGGAGACAAAGCAATAGCTATACTCAAAAAACTCGCTGAAGATGAGGACTGGACCGTTAGATACCATGCAGTTTCTGCTTTAGGAAGGTTAAAACAGATAGACTTGCTGATAAAACATTTGGATGATCCAGACCCGAATGTAAGAGATCTCGCCATAGAGTACATAAAAGATTTCGTGAAAGTTATTGAGAGGAAGGATAGTAAAAAAGCGGAAAAGCTTAAAGAAATTCTACAGAAACACAACATTCAGGTTTAG
- the cbpB gene encoding peptide-modifying radical SAM enzyme CbpB, with product MLDSLEINGKSIKFDPETNFWGVGGEEIEELYSKIRKDLIKEMNELRFERNLVLLYVNPTDACNAGCPYCYIPPSVKSRRKKMSYDELAYIAEKAIEFLGNSVVVFHGTEPLLNKDNIFRIIEDYSDKLNFGIQTNGLLLEEEDVEFIKKLEVNVGLSLDSPHKETNDFLRGKGSFDKISELLELFDNYSGLNVVTTITKYNQNHLKDMVDFLSGKVSLCLMNPVRATQKEAIDFRPDPKEAAVNFIEAVERAIELTKSGKRIVVADFANVLLGLVAPSAKVLMCDISPCGGGRRFFSITADGSCYPCGEFIGTEFCGGNIFRDDFEKIINSKAFAAVTKRKVEDIPECRDCVFRNLCGAPCPAEILSTDGTMYAKSYYCEFYKEIAKHTFRVILRDDVWFVLKKDSLTEKYRVR from the coding sequence ATGCTCGATTCTCTTGAAATAAACGGCAAATCAATCAAGTTTGATCCAGAAACGAATTTCTGGGGAGTTGGTGGCGAAGAGATAGAAGAACTTTACAGTAAAATAAGAAAGGACTTGATAAAAGAAATGAATGAACTACGGTTCGAGAGGAACCTGGTTTTGCTGTATGTAAATCCGACCGATGCCTGCAACGCTGGATGTCCCTATTGCTATATCCCTCCATCAGTCAAATCTAGAAGGAAAAAGATGAGCTATGATGAGCTGGCTTACATTGCAGAGAAGGCTATAGAGTTTCTGGGCAACAGCGTAGTTGTCTTCCATGGAACCGAGCCTTTATTGAACAAGGATAACATATTCCGAATTATTGAAGACTACAGCGATAAACTCAATTTCGGAATTCAAACCAATGGTCTGCTCCTCGAAGAGGAGGATGTGGAGTTTATAAAGAAGCTTGAAGTCAATGTTGGCTTATCGCTCGACTCCCCACACAAAGAAACGAACGATTTTCTCAGAGGAAAAGGTAGTTTCGACAAGATATCTGAGTTGCTTGAGCTGTTTGATAACTACAGTGGTTTAAATGTCGTAACAACCATAACAAAATACAATCAAAACCATCTAAAAGATATGGTCGATTTTCTGAGCGGTAAGGTCTCCCTGTGCCTGATGAACCCTGTCAGAGCAACCCAGAAGGAGGCTATTGATTTCAGACCAGATCCGAAAGAGGCTGCAGTGAATTTCATAGAGGCTGTTGAAAGAGCAATTGAGCTGACAAAAAGCGGGAAAAGAATAGTTGTTGCTGACTTCGCGAATGTGCTTCTCGGATTAGTTGCTCCATCTGCGAAAGTTTTGATGTGCGACATCTCACCATGCGGAGGAGGAAGGAGATTTTTCTCGATAACCGCTGATGGAAGTTGTTATCCGTGTGGAGAGTTCATAGGAACTGAGTTCTGTGGGGGCAACATATTCAGGGATGATTTCGAGAAGATAATAAATTCCAAAGCTTTTGCAGCAGTTACCAAGAGAAAAGTTGAGGACATTCCAGAATGCCGGGATTGTGTTTTCAGGAACTTGTGCGGTGCTCCATGTCCTGCCGAGATCCTTTCAACCGATGGTACAATGTATGCCAAAAGTTACTACTGTGAGTTCTACAAGGAGATTGCAAAACACACCTTCAGGGTTATTCTGAGGGATGATGTATGGTTCGTGCTGAAGAAAGATTCGCTGACCGAGAAATACAGGGTTCGATGA